Proteins encoded together in one Planctopirus ephydatiae window:
- a CDS encoding CerR family C-terminal domain-containing protein gives MPPSSDDTRTRLVEAAGLMFADKGFDAAGVREICHEAKANVAAIKYYFGDKRSLYKAVLEHVHVCKENLGQVMASDEWQAQAPLNQLKSFILEMVKEHLASQKPAWHLEIMLWEMTRPTPEGKEVIELQLRPMATHLKKILRQIVGDDIPEETIWKCGFSIVGQVLFYYVHQAIARQLAGDTIYNQLTVEQIASHIYQFSVAGLATVANRPELVTQIDL, from the coding sequence ATGCCCCCCTCTTCGGATGATACCCGGACCCGGCTGGTGGAAGCGGCTGGTCTGATGTTTGCGGATAAAGGATTTGATGCTGCGGGTGTCCGGGAGATTTGTCACGAAGCCAAGGCCAATGTGGCGGCCATCAAGTACTACTTTGGGGATAAACGCAGTCTTTACAAAGCTGTTCTCGAACATGTGCATGTCTGCAAGGAAAATCTTGGGCAGGTCATGGCGAGCGATGAGTGGCAGGCTCAGGCACCACTGAACCAGTTGAAGTCTTTCATTCTCGAAATGGTCAAGGAGCATCTGGCAAGCCAGAAGCCGGCCTGGCACCTCGAAATCATGCTCTGGGAAATGACCAGGCCCACTCCTGAGGGCAAAGAAGTGATTGAGCTGCAACTCCGCCCGATGGCCACGCATCTTAAGAAAATTCTCAGGCAGATTGTGGGAGATGATATCCCTGAAGAAACCATCTGGAAGTGCGGCTTCAGTATCGTGGGGCAGGTACTTTTTTACTACGTTCATCAGGCGATCGCCCGGCAATTGGCGGGGGACACTATTTACAATCAGCTCACGGTGGAGCAGATCGCCAGTCATATATATCAATTCTCAGTTGCGGGATTAGCAACGGTTGCCAACCGACCAGAACTGGTCACTCAAATCGATTTATAA
- a CDS encoding ABC transporter permease, whose product MNWVAWKMLNGDPVKYLGTVFGVGFGVLLIAQQCSIFVGIILRTANPIADVREAQIWVMDPYLQNADEIKPLSDSDLYRIRGVEGVDWAVKIYKGLARAKIETGNFRQVILMGVDDQSLIGAPVKMIEGDIRDLKRPDAIVMDQYGYKYLWPNEPFKVGREVEMNDRRAVIVGICDVSAPFQSFPVVFTRYSQAVQFVASERQQLSFVVAAPRQGYQVDEVCRLINEQTRSIGEKSGLIAMPYREFVWINIKYYLENTGIPVNFGITITLGFIVGTAIAGQTFYLFTIENLKQFGALKAMGVTNWGIVGMIGLQASVVGVIGLSIGLGLTALFFVATTRLLPDLRGLHLMWEIAGGTCLAVTLIICLASALSLRKVLTLEPAVVFR is encoded by the coding sequence ATGAACTGGGTGGCTTGGAAAATGCTCAATGGCGATCCCGTGAAATACCTCGGGACCGTCTTTGGTGTGGGCTTCGGCGTTCTCCTGATTGCCCAGCAATGCTCGATCTTTGTGGGCATTATTCTCCGTACGGCAAATCCCATTGCTGATGTTCGAGAAGCTCAGATCTGGGTCATGGATCCTTATCTGCAGAATGCAGACGAAATCAAACCTTTATCTGATAGTGATCTCTATCGGATCCGTGGCGTGGAAGGAGTTGATTGGGCGGTCAAAATCTATAAAGGACTGGCACGGGCTAAAATCGAAACGGGAAACTTTCGCCAGGTGATTCTGATGGGGGTTGACGATCAATCGTTGATTGGTGCTCCCGTCAAAATGATTGAAGGAGATATACGCGATCTCAAGCGGCCGGATGCCATCGTGATGGATCAGTATGGATACAAATATCTCTGGCCGAACGAGCCGTTTAAGGTCGGTCGTGAGGTCGAAATGAATGATCGCCGGGCTGTGATTGTTGGGATTTGCGATGTTTCCGCACCATTTCAATCATTCCCGGTTGTGTTCACTCGATATTCACAGGCTGTTCAGTTTGTGGCCAGCGAACGCCAGCAGTTGTCATTTGTCGTGGCGGCTCCCCGTCAAGGATATCAGGTTGATGAAGTGTGTCGCCTGATAAATGAGCAGACACGCTCAATTGGCGAGAAATCGGGATTGATTGCCATGCCCTACCGTGAGTTTGTCTGGATCAATATCAAATACTATCTGGAGAATACTGGGATCCCTGTGAATTTCGGGATCACGATCACCTTGGGCTTTATTGTCGGAACGGCGATTGCAGGGCAGACATTCTATTTATTTACAATTGAGAATCTGAAACAGTTTGGAGCGCTCAAAGCCATGGGGGTCACGAACTGGGGGATTGTGGGAATGATTGGCCTGCAGGCTTCTGTCGTGGGGGTGATTGGGCTTTCGATTGGTTTAGGATTGACGGCTCTCTTCTTTGTAGCGACGACCAGACTTTTACCCGATTTGCGCGGTTTGCATCTGATGTGGGAAATTGCCGGGGGAACGTGCCTGGCTGTGACTTTAATTATCTGTCTGGCAAGTGCATTAAGTCTGCGAAAAGTGTTAACTCTCGAACCTGCTGTGGTTTTCCGATAA
- a CDS encoding ABC transporter ATP-binding protein: MNTLLMPESSINTKSPLKVGVACVKLVKEFGDGANRNRVLHELDIDFYSNQLTLLVGPSGCGKTTLISIIAGLLFPTSGDVELFGTPQSRLKGGKLVRFRAQNVGFVFQQYNLLPALTATENVCVPLLIQGVPRSKALIKAKEMLDRVGLATRAGAYPRELSGGQQQRVAIARALVHEPRLLVCDEPTAALDGNSGRTVMQLIREVSVQPGRVVIVVTHDSRVYSYGDRMIEMSDGRVTNTSNSPSSSMTDSQVISQFKSKETH; encoded by the coding sequence ATGAATACATTGCTCATGCCAGAGTCCTCGATCAACACGAAGTCCCCACTAAAGGTGGGTGTCGCTTGTGTGAAACTTGTGAAAGAGTTTGGTGATGGCGCGAATCGCAATCGCGTGCTGCACGAATTGGATATTGATTTTTACTCGAACCAATTGACCTTGCTGGTGGGTCCCAGTGGATGTGGCAAGACTACGCTGATTTCGATTATTGCCGGCCTTTTGTTTCCCACGAGTGGTGATGTCGAACTGTTTGGAACGCCTCAGTCGCGGTTGAAGGGTGGCAAGCTGGTTCGTTTTCGAGCTCAGAATGTGGGCTTTGTGTTTCAGCAATACAATCTTCTTCCGGCTCTCACAGCGACCGAAAATGTGTGTGTTCCCCTGCTGATACAGGGGGTTCCCAGATCCAAGGCATTGATTAAGGCCAAAGAAATGCTGGATCGCGTTGGCCTTGCGACGCGGGCGGGGGCTTATCCCCGTGAGCTTTCAGGGGGTCAGCAACAGCGAGTGGCGATTGCTCGCGCTCTTGTGCATGAACCTCGATTACTCGTTTGTGATGAACCGACGGCTGCGCTGGATGGAAATTCAGGCCGGACAGTGATGCAACTGATCCGGGAAGTGTCAGTTCAGCCGGGGCGTGTGGTGATTGTCGTCACGCATGACTCGCGGGTTTACTCCTATGGTGATCGCATGATTGAAATGAGTGATGGTCGAGTGACGAATACCAGTAATTCTCCGTCATCGTCGATGACAGATTCTCAAGTGATCAGTCAGTTCAAGTCAAAGGAAACTCACTGA
- a CDS encoding HlyD family secretion protein yields the protein MRRWILPVLAAVALAFSLVHMSLENVRPPAQFPPVEPARSPYRQVVAGSGLIEAKSENISVAAETAGVVTEIAVRVGQPVDKGQVLFRLDDRKQRSELGVQTAALLSAKAELERLKALPRPEDLPPSAAKLAEAREDLELQRDQLNRAEELLAKRVIQQEELVQRKQAYSMARARLENAEAQDQKLRAGAWSYEIDVQKAAVLRAEQQVAQAQTEIDRLVVKSPINGVVLKVDLRPGEFVGTPSGQPLIIMGDLSTLHVRVDIDEQDIPRFRPGLPAKGFLRGDAKFPINLSFVRVDPYTQPKKSLTGDSKERVDTRVLQVIYAIDPKWRSKGRSPSQNPNATPVASEGPSDSRQLENESLAADEPVEIYVGQQIDVFIDLEEKPSTDQPEKTSQARRKPVSPERVVAFSEVAP from the coding sequence ATGCGCCGCTGGATATTGCCAGTTCTTGCTGCCGTGGCCTTGGCGTTTTCGCTGGTCCACATGAGTCTGGAAAATGTACGTCCACCGGCACAGTTCCCGCCAGTGGAACCGGCCAGGTCACCTTATCGACAGGTGGTGGCAGGGTCCGGTCTGATTGAGGCGAAGTCGGAAAACATTTCGGTCGCTGCTGAGACGGCGGGAGTTGTTACGGAAATTGCCGTTCGAGTGGGCCAACCGGTCGACAAGGGCCAGGTTTTGTTCCGTCTGGATGATCGAAAACAGCGTTCCGAGTTGGGAGTTCAGACCGCAGCACTCCTGTCTGCTAAAGCTGAGTTGGAGAGGCTGAAAGCGTTACCAAGGCCAGAAGATCTGCCTCCCAGTGCTGCAAAACTCGCAGAAGCCCGTGAGGATCTGGAGTTGCAGAGAGACCAACTCAACCGTGCCGAAGAATTGCTGGCTAAACGAGTGATTCAGCAGGAAGAACTCGTCCAAAGAAAGCAGGCTTATTCCATGGCCCGGGCACGGTTGGAGAATGCCGAGGCGCAAGATCAAAAACTTCGGGCAGGCGCCTGGAGTTATGAAATTGATGTGCAGAAAGCAGCGGTCCTGAGGGCCGAACAGCAAGTGGCTCAGGCGCAGACAGAAATTGATCGGCTGGTGGTGAAATCTCCGATCAATGGCGTGGTGCTGAAAGTCGATTTGCGGCCTGGAGAATTCGTCGGAACGCCGTCAGGTCAACCGCTGATCATCATGGGTGATCTTTCGACTCTCCATGTGCGCGTCGATATCGACGAGCAGGATATCCCGAGATTTCGTCCCGGATTGCCAGCCAAGGGCTTTTTGCGTGGAGATGCCAAGTTTCCCATCAATCTTTCATTTGTGCGAGTTGATCCCTACACACAGCCCAAAAAGTCGTTGACTGGTGATAGTAAAGAGCGTGTGGACACCCGCGTCCTTCAGGTGATCTATGCAATTGACCCCAAGTGGAGATCCAAAGGAAGGTCGCCATCACAAAACCCAAATGCCACTCCAGTGGCATCAGAGGGTCCATCGGACTCACGCCAACTTGAAAATGAGAGCCTGGCTGCTGATGAACCTGTTGAGATTTACGTCGGGCAGCAGATTGATGTCTTTATTGACCTCGAGGAGAAGCCCTCTACGGATCAGCCGGAAAAGACTTCGCAGGCCAGGCGTAAGCCAGTGTCTCCTGAGAGAGTGGTGGCGTTTTCAGAGGTGGCCCCCTGA
- the rpoC gene encoding DNA-directed RNA polymerase subunit beta' produces the protein MSTGETSYDRVNEFSSIKINLASPHDIRSWSFGEVKKPETINYRTYRPERDGLFCERIFGPEKDWECACGKYRGMKYKGMICDRCGVKVTHSRVRRKRMGHIELAAPVVHIWFFKSMPSRLGALLSVKTTSLEKVIYFQDYLVIDPGDTTLKKGQLLTEEEYRQAKTKFGEGSFDADMGADAIKKMLLDLNLVEISQQLRVELKKTNSQQKKKELIKRLKIVESLRDSDNRPEWMVLDCVPVIPPDLRPLVLLDSGNFATSDLNDLYRRIINRNNRLKKLVDLNAPEVIVRNEKRMLQQSVDALFDNNRCKRPVLGSSNRPLKSLTDMIKGKQGRFRENLLGKRVDYSARSVIVVGPTLKLHQCGLPKKIALELYQPFIIRRLKELGHADTIKSAKRMLERRDEEVWDILEEVITNHPVLLNRAPTLHRIGIQAFEPQLVEGNAIRIHPLVCRGFNADFDGDQMAVHLPLSIEAQVEAHTLMMSTHNIFSPSNGAPIISPSQDIVMGCYYVTMKKSGLIGDGMTFSSTQEVYTAFQHGKVRLHTSIRVRLPKDKRVKGEGADTYKKGGLVETSVGRVVFNDMISPKMAFYNYTMKGRDLAGVISDCYLEMGRRETIALLDRMKETGFRESTRSGLSFAASDLKTPPNKDKVISEAEAHVLKFQKNYEKGVITAKERYEQTLDRWTQAREAITVSMMDEFKNDVRDEGRYVNPIFLMADSGARGGVEQIRQLAGMRGLMAKPSGEIIETPIKANFREGLTVLEYFSSTHGARKGLADTALKTADSGYLTRKLADICQNLVITMCDCGTTKGITRGVIYRGEKVEVGLADAIRGRVSRTNIVNPVTDEVVVREDELITIEIARKIEAMGLEKIQVRSPMTCEAGLGICQLCYGMDLSTGALVEEGLAVGTIAAQSIGEPGTQLTMRTFHVGGTASRDVEDSEIKCRKGGRVRFARVRSVVNADGKAVVLGRNGEVTVVDSKDRELEKYTIPNGATLQVAENEVIEAGQILCSWDPHSVPILCEVGGKVRFEDLIEGQTVRSETDRMGNIRKTIIEHKGDRHPQIVLEDSAGKILDFYYLPERATVEVLEGQQVAAGSILAKNPRESMGTQDITGGLPRVTELFEARKPKEPAIISEIDGEVELVAEKKRGKRIIKVKGVDGTEREHIIPHGKQLLVHSGEQVKAGDALVRGPLVPHDILAVSGEEAVHAYLLHEIQNVYRSQRVVIDDKHIELVVAQMLRKVRVDDVGDTTLLPGVLIDRFEFRKINQKLQQCGRVTDPGDSEFHKDDIVPLETIAQVNEEIEASGGQPIATAKPRPASASTQLLGITKAAVQSESFLSAASFQETTKVLTEAAIAGKSDYLVGLKENVILGHLIPAGTGFKLHQKSEVRIRPEALAELTAERDRILAARANLLNEPEISPNSGLGRLE, from the coding sequence GTGAGCACCGGCGAAACATCGTACGATCGCGTCAATGAGTTTTCCTCGATTAAGATCAATCTGGCCAGCCCTCACGATATCCGGAGCTGGTCCTTCGGTGAGGTGAAAAAGCCGGAGACTATCAACTACCGAACATATCGTCCCGAGCGGGATGGTTTGTTCTGTGAGCGTATTTTCGGTCCAGAAAAAGACTGGGAATGCGCCTGCGGTAAGTACCGCGGCATGAAGTACAAAGGGATGATCTGCGACCGCTGCGGCGTTAAAGTCACGCATAGTCGTGTTCGCCGTAAGCGCATGGGGCACATCGAGTTGGCGGCCCCCGTCGTGCATATCTGGTTCTTCAAGAGTATGCCTAGTCGCCTGGGTGCTCTGCTGAGTGTGAAGACGACGTCACTGGAGAAGGTGATCTACTTCCAGGACTACCTGGTGATTGATCCGGGTGACACGACTCTGAAGAAGGGTCAGTTGCTCACGGAAGAAGAATATCGTCAGGCCAAAACCAAGTTCGGCGAAGGCAGCTTCGACGCCGACATGGGCGCCGATGCTATTAAGAAGATGCTGCTCGATCTGAATCTCGTCGAGATTTCCCAGCAGCTTCGCGTTGAGCTCAAGAAGACCAACAGCCAGCAGAAGAAGAAAGAACTCATCAAGCGTCTGAAGATTGTGGAGTCCCTCCGCGACAGCGATAACCGCCCTGAGTGGATGGTGCTCGACTGTGTGCCAGTGATTCCACCTGATCTGCGGCCGCTGGTGCTGCTCGATTCCGGCAACTTCGCGACGAGCGATCTGAACGATCTCTACCGCCGCATCATCAATCGAAACAATCGGTTGAAGAAGCTGGTTGATCTCAATGCGCCTGAAGTGATTGTACGCAACGAAAAACGCATGTTGCAGCAGTCGGTCGATGCGTTGTTTGATAACAATCGCTGCAAGCGGCCAGTACTGGGCTCGTCGAACCGCCCGCTGAAATCCTTGACTGATATGATCAAGGGGAAGCAGGGCCGCTTCCGCGAGAACCTGTTGGGTAAGCGCGTTGATTACTCGGCTCGTTCGGTCATCGTGGTTGGTCCGACACTCAAGTTGCACCAGTGCGGTTTGCCGAAGAAGATTGCTCTGGAGCTGTATCAGCCTTTCATTATTCGTCGCCTCAAGGAACTCGGCCATGCCGATACCATCAAGTCGGCCAAGCGGATGCTGGAGCGTCGCGACGAAGAGGTTTGGGATATTCTTGAAGAGGTGATCACGAATCATCCGGTGTTGCTCAACCGCGCACCCACGCTGCACCGAATTGGTATTCAGGCGTTTGAACCACAGCTGGTGGAAGGGAATGCGATTCGTATTCACCCGCTGGTTTGCCGTGGTTTTAACGCTGACTTTGACGGTGACCAGATGGCCGTCCACCTGCCGCTCTCGATTGAGGCACAGGTTGAGGCTCATACGCTGATGATGTCAACGCACAACATCTTCAGCCCGTCGAACGGGGCGCCCATCATCAGTCCGTCACAGGACATCGTGATGGGTTGCTATTATGTGACCATGAAGAAGTCTGGCCTGATTGGCGACGGCATGACATTCTCTTCGACGCAGGAAGTCTACACAGCCTTCCAGCACGGCAAGGTGCGACTGCATACCTCGATTCGCGTTCGTTTGCCGAAAGACAAGCGAGTCAAGGGAGAAGGGGCTGACACCTACAAAAAGGGTGGCCTGGTCGAGACGAGCGTCGGGCGAGTGGTCTTTAACGATATGATCTCGCCAAAGATGGCTTTCTATAACTACACCATGAAAGGTCGCGACCTGGCAGGTGTGATTTCCGACTGCTATCTCGAAATGGGTCGTCGCGAAACGATTGCTCTTCTGGATCGCATGAAGGAAACCGGATTCCGCGAATCAACTCGCTCGGGCCTTTCTTTTGCCGCCAGCGATCTGAAGACACCACCCAACAAGGACAAGGTGATTTCAGAAGCCGAAGCTCACGTGCTCAAGTTCCAGAAGAACTATGAGAAGGGTGTGATTACGGCGAAAGAGCGCTATGAACAGACGCTGGACCGCTGGACTCAGGCTCGCGAAGCAATCACGGTCTCGATGATGGACGAGTTCAAGAACGACGTTCGCGATGAAGGTCGTTATGTGAACCCGATCTTCCTCATGGCAGATTCTGGTGCACGCGGTGGTGTCGAGCAGATTCGGCAGTTGGCCGGTATGCGTGGTTTGATGGCTAAGCCAAGCGGCGAAATCATCGAAACACCGATTAAGGCCAACTTCCGCGAAGGCCTGACAGTGCTGGAGTATTTCAGCTCGACACACGGTGCTCGTAAGGGTCTGGCTGATACCGCACTCAAGACAGCCGATTCGGGATACCTGACTCGTAAGCTGGCAGATATCTGTCAGAATCTTGTCATCACCATGTGTGATTGCGGTACTACCAAGGGGATTACCCGCGGTGTGATTTACCGTGGTGAAAAGGTCGAAGTCGGTCTGGCAGACGCCATTCGTGGACGTGTCAGCCGGACGAATATCGTCAATCCTGTGACAGATGAAGTGGTTGTTCGTGAGGATGAACTGATCACCATCGAGATTGCCCGCAAGATTGAGGCGATGGGTCTGGAGAAAATCCAGGTTCGCAGCCCCATGACCTGTGAGGCAGGCTTGGGGATCTGTCAGCTTTGCTATGGGATGGATCTCTCCACAGGTGCACTGGTTGAAGAAGGCCTGGCAGTCGGGACGATTGCTGCCCAGTCGATTGGTGAGCCTGGAACCCAGTTGACGATGCGTACCTTCCACGTGGGTGGAACGGCATCTCGTGACGTGGAAGACAGCGAAATCAAGTGCCGCAAGGGTGGTCGAGTTCGCTTTGCCCGCGTTCGCAGCGTCGTCAATGCGGATGGTAAAGCCGTGGTGCTGGGACGCAATGGTGAAGTCACCGTTGTGGACAGCAAAGATCGTGAACTCGAGAAGTACACGATTCCAAACGGGGCGACTCTGCAGGTTGCCGAAAACGAAGTTATTGAAGCGGGCCAGATTCTCTGCTCGTGGGATCCGCACTCGGTGCCAATCCTCTGCGAAGTGGGTGGTAAGGTGCGGTTCGAAGATTTGATCGAGGGTCAGACAGTTCGCTCTGAAACCGATCGCATGGGTAACATTCGTAAGACGATTATCGAGCATAAGGGTGATCGTCATCCGCAGATTGTGCTGGAAGACAGTGCTGGCAAGATTCTGGACTTCTACTACCTGCCTGAAAGGGCGACCGTGGAAGTTCTCGAAGGCCAGCAGGTGGCTGCCGGTTCGATTCTGGCGAAGAATCCCCGTGAATCGATGGGTACGCAGGACATCACCGGTGGTCTGCCTCGAGTTACTGAACTGTTCGAAGCCCGTAAGCCTAAAGAACCTGCCATTATCTCTGAGATTGATGGCGAAGTGGAACTGGTGGCTGAGAAGAAACGCGGCAAGCGAATCATCAAGGTCAAGGGTGTTGACGGGACCGAACGTGAACACATTATTCCCCATGGTAAGCAATTGCTGGTTCACTCAGGTGAGCAGGTGAAAGCCGGGGATGCCCTTGTTCGCGGACCGCTGGTGCCTCACGACATTCTGGCAGTCAGTGGTGAAGAAGCAGTCCATGCCTATTTGCTGCATGAAATCCAGAACGTGTACCGCTCTCAGCGTGTGGTCATCGACGACAAGCACATTGAATTGGTCGTTGCCCAGATGCTGCGAAAGGTTCGTGTGGATGATGTCGGTGATACGACATTGCTGCCAGGCGTGCTGATTGACCGGTTTGAATTCCGCAAGATTAATCAGAAGCTTCAGCAGTGTGGCCGAGTGACCGATCCTGGTGACTCAGAATTCCATAAGGACGACATTGTCCCGCTGGAAACGATTGCTCAAGTGAACGAAGAAATTGAAGCTTCCGGCGGGCAGCCCATCGCGACAGCCAAGCCGCGACCAGCTTCTGCCAGTACTCAATTGCTGGGGATTACGAAGGCCGCTGTGCAGAGCGAAAGCTTCCTGTCGGCAGCCAGTTTCCAGGAAACGACGAAGGTGCTCACGGAGGCTGCCATCGCCGGCAAGTCCGATTACCTTGTGGGTTTGAAGGAAAACGTGATTCTTGGCCACCTGATTCCCGCAGGAACTGGCTTCAAGCTCCATCAGAAGTCTGAGGTTCGAATTCGGCCGGAAGCTCTCGCGGAGCTGACTGCCGAACGAGACAGGATTCTGGCCGCCCGGGCAAACCTGCTCAACGAGCCAGAGATTTCGCCCAACAGTGGCCTGGGGCGTCTCGAATAA
- the rpsL gene encoding 30S ribosomal protein S12: MPTINQLVRKPRVKQPNRTKSPVLEACPQKRGVCLMVKTMTPKKPNSALRKIARVRLSNGKEITAYIPGEGHNLQEHSIVLVRGGRVRDLPGVRYKIIRGVLDTLGVNNRKQARSRYGTKRPK, encoded by the coding sequence ATGCCTACGATTAACCAGCTCGTTCGCAAACCACGCGTGAAGCAACCTAACCGGACCAAGTCGCCGGTGCTTGAGGCTTGTCCGCAAAAGCGTGGTGTGTGTCTGATGGTGAAAACGATGACTCCCAAAAAGCCAAACTCGGCTTTGCGGAAGATTGCTCGTGTTCGCCTCTCCAATGGAAAAGAAATTACAGCCTATATCCCTGGTGAAGGGCACAACCTGCAGGAGCACTCGATTGTGCTTGTGCGCGGTGGTCGTGTTCGCGATTTGCCGGGTGTTCGCTACAAGATCATCCGTGGTGTGCTTGATACTCTGGGTGTGAACAATCGTAAGCAGGCTCGCAGCCGTTACGGTACCAAGCGGCCTAAGTAG
- the rpsG gene encoding 30S ribosomal protein S7: MASKFTASADQLKPDTRYGSRLASKFINCLMHDGKKSVAEGVFYDALDIIAEKIPDRSPIEIFTTAVDNCRPNVEVRSRRVGGANYQVPTQVKPKRQQTLAIRWILAACRGKKGRPMHRKLAEEFMAAFRREGAAVTYRENVHRMADANKAFAHFAN; the protein is encoded by the coding sequence ATGGCCAGCAAATTTACAGCCAGTGCTGATCAGCTTAAGCCCGATACCCGTTATGGTTCCCGTCTGGCTTCCAAGTTCATCAATTGCCTGATGCACGATGGTAAGAAGAGTGTCGCAGAAGGCGTCTTTTACGATGCTCTGGACATCATTGCCGAGAAGATTCCCGATCGCAGCCCGATCGAGATTTTTACAACGGCTGTTGATAACTGCCGTCCTAACGTCGAAGTTCGCTCCCGTCGCGTGGGTGGTGCCAACTACCAGGTGCCAACTCAGGTAAAGCCCAAGCGACAGCAGACATTAGCGATTCGCTGGATTCTGGCTGCTTGCCGTGGCAAGAAGGGTCGCCCCATGCATCGTAAGCTGGCTGAAGAGTTTATGGCCGCCTTCCGTCGTGAGGGTGCTGCTGTGACTTACCGTGAAAACGTGCACCGTATGGCCGATGCCAACAAGGCCTTCGCTCACTTTGCTAACTAA